The genomic region AATTTTAAAAtcggaaatatatatatatatatatatatggttaaattatGCTTTGACTCCTATGCTCTTTGCACATAtcaaatttagtcattttacttttatttctagaatttaatcttacttttcaaattttaatagtcAACACgattaaaattcttctattaaattcagATTAATTACAATGTAATTTTGTTTACATGTCTAccaaatgagtttttttatttcaaaaaatatcatACTAActaatttaatagaataattttagtagtattaataattggacttgaattttgaacttgatttttttgtcccaatttgGTACTCAGATTTGgctttaatgttcaatttgcATACCCAGACCAAATAGCCCAATGAATGTTTGACATGTGTAATCTAGTAAAAAATAACGTAGGTACTTAATCGgaacaacaaaaataaagtctagataccaaattaaacattgaaacCAAACTCGGTACTTAAATGGGGTGAAACTTGAAGCCAAAATTGAGACAAAAActcaaatactaaattaaacattaaaaccaaatttatgtataccaaatattatattaaccctaaattaaaaaacCTTTCCGTGGTGCTTAACATTTTAAgacacttaaaatttaaaaacctagaaaaaaaagagagagtaaaaataagttaattaaccATTCTAAtactactattattatcatcatcatcatcatcaaaatatttaagtaggccaaacaaaaaaaaagtcaaacaCTTATAGGGTCGAAACAACTCACcaatcaagtaaaaaaaatttgttatcattttaacaGAACATGAAACGAGCAGCTCTACTCCCAACTTTTAGGTGTCTTATCTTCGATCTGgttctcatatttttttttcatcaattttcatccaTTGTTCAAAGGTTTAATTCttcatgttataatttttttggttaaaaatgatTGTGAGCTTTGTCATGTTTAAAGGGTTTGCGAAGAAGGAAGATTTAACGTGAGTCCTATAAACGTGTGATAAAATaaagagtatatatatatatatatatatatttgatacttgaacttgattttaaggttcaaattggtacttaaattttttttgtccaattaaGTACATAAACTTGGTCTTAAGGTTCAATTTGATACAAAGCCAAGTTCAAATTGGTTCAAGTTAGAGCTGCTCATGGGCCgagcggcccggcccggcccgacggcccgtccaaaatatgggagggtttgggtaaaaatataggcccgaaatatgggcttgggcaaaaaaatgaggcccgattaaaaatgGGCAGACctcggcaccactttttttGCACGGGCAGGctgcccgaatataataaatatttttaattttttaattttaaaatacttttaaaatactttttttaaatttttttaattttaaatattttaaaaaaaattaaaaatactttttaatttttttaattttaaaatatttttaaaatatttttttaatttttgttttaatttttaaaataattttttggtatttatttaaaaaagggccgggccgggcctgggcttatgaattttttcccgggccgagcctgggcaaaattctaggcccatatttcgggccgggctgggcccgggccgaaattttttcctgggcccagcccggcccatgagcacctctagttcgAGTAAGCCATTTACTGCAAGTactaatttggataaaaaaaaaccaagttgAAGTACCAATTTAAACCAAGAATCTAAATTCAGTTggaccaaaataaactttagatATCAAATTTAGCCTTAAAATCAAGTTCAAACACCTAATTTtggaccaaaaataattttaaatgccAATTTGAACCTTGAACCCATGTTCAGATACTACAATGTATATTaccctaaaataaaaggattgagtatgccattatttttttaaaatataaaattttgagccTTATTTATATTGATTAGTACCATACATTCCATGTTGTTTCTATGTATTATCTTTTATCAATTGGATTGCATGCTTGTGCCTACAGTCATAAAAATGCATTACTCCACAATTGAGaaacaaaatttcaattcgTTTACATCATAACGAAAACAACCCTTATCATCGTATCTCTCGAAACAACATACATTGCATAATTTACTTTCCGTTCTATAATAATATAGCttaaaacatatcatcaaataATGTACCCATCCATACATTACTCTTTGCTCTTAAAATTCAATTGGCACAAGTGGCGCAGGTACAACCGGCACCACATTTGCAGTACATCTTTCCGGTCCCGCTGCCCCCGGCGGCTTCAGCCTGGCTGCATGTGCATGGATTGCATCCGCAATGCTCCCCGCATGAGCACCGCTTGTGGGCCGCCTCGCCGGCTCCGCAACTGTTTCATTACTCATACATATTCGACAATGATGATAAAGTGATTCGATGTTTATATATAGAATgcacattaaaaataataaagataactAACTAATAGTATAAGGTGGGGAAAATAATTAGTAAAAAGAACTCTTTAGTCCTTCTCAATTTCTaaattgagcaaattgatccttctaaaaaaatagaacaatttCATCCCTGTTGATTTCGAAAGCGAGCAACTAAGGACAATTCATAACATTAATGTTTTCTATCAATtacacataattttgattggtataataacaaatttagccctcaaagtTAACTTATTTAGTTCTTGAtcctaatttaacaaatttagcactcaaatatttttgtttactgaaacttaaaattcatttttcgtgttgtgtaaaataaaataaagagtaaaTTATAGAATTAGTCACCCAATTATTAGCTTGTTTATGTTTTGGCCACTCAACTATgaaagttttcaatttagttactAACGTTTTAGATCATTTACATTTTGTCACTCTTcgttaaatatttaacaaaaatgatgATGTGACTTTTTCTAACTAGTATAATACATTTAATCCTCAACACttacacattttatcaatttgattctaattCTAAATAGTTCAAAAATTGAACCCtccatatttataaattctaccaatttgatcctcaaacaCATATAACTATTTAAACAGATCTTGacaaaattatatgtaaatttgtgattttgatagacccaaaactcaaaatccccaaaattcaGTAATTTTGCGattttataaacttattcatgatcGTTCTAATAACAATCTCAACAAAGGAATCCAATTTTCCCATGAAACctaacaaataattaacaaaaaaaggGTTCCTTTtcaaattatcatcttttacatTCTTGTCAACTTGAAGAATTGTGTAATAATGCACCTATATTTAAGCATAaactttttgtaaaatttattttcatatattttaattgtttgcaatttatttagaaaaatatgtaaattttctttgatttttctaacttaaaatttagattttttaattttttaattttagatacatatatttttatgatttatgatttatttttattttaaaattttatataatttatatattttttcttttaaaattttaaatatttttacgaAAAAACAAACTA from Gossypium raimondii isolate GPD5lz chromosome 1, ASM2569854v1, whole genome shotgun sequence harbors:
- the LOC128036622 gene encoding metallothionein-like protein 4B codes for the protein MADSKVEVRGFAACNDKCGCPSPCPGGTTCSCGAGEAAHKRCSCGEHCGCNPCTCSQAEAAGGSGTGKMYCKCGAGCTCATCAN